One region of Anaeromyxobacter paludicola genomic DNA includes:
- a CDS encoding acetoacetate decarboxylase family protein, giving the protein MLRGLTPPFTPRGAASLVAPPPWHYAGWLLNVEFECDRDRAAAFVPRELGAATGRGTVHFADWQATTDGSELIDPILSQYRETIVLLELARPDGPAANFCPLIYVDQDVSMLRGLLQGWPKKFGSTWLTRSLPLDHPAAAPLRAGTRLGASLAVKDRRLVEARLELTGREGAPLGFLARPTYGTVGWADLTAPERPPELRYVRPAVTGAVSTGWSEARAELTFLPDAREELSDLGLIGATRASAGYAGVTITGATPA; this is encoded by the coding sequence ATGCTTCGAGGTCTCACGCCGCCGTTCACGCCCCGCGGGGCGGCCAGCCTGGTCGCCCCCCCTCCCTGGCACTACGCGGGGTGGCTCCTCAACGTCGAGTTCGAGTGCGACCGGGACCGGGCGGCGGCCTTCGTGCCGCGGGAGCTCGGGGCGGCGACCGGCCGGGGCACGGTCCACTTCGCCGACTGGCAGGCCACCACCGACGGCTCGGAGCTGATCGACCCGATCCTCTCGCAGTACCGCGAGACGATCGTCCTGCTCGAGCTCGCCCGCCCCGACGGTCCAGCCGCCAACTTCTGCCCGCTCATCTACGTCGATCAGGACGTGTCGATGCTGCGCGGGCTCCTCCAGGGCTGGCCCAAGAAGTTCGGCAGCACCTGGCTCACCCGCTCGTTGCCGCTCGACCACCCCGCCGCCGCGCCGCTGCGCGCCGGCACGCGGCTGGGGGCGTCGCTGGCAGTGAAGGACCGCCGGCTGGTCGAGGCGCGGCTGGAGCTGACCGGTCGCGAGGGAGCGCCCCTCGGCTTCCTGGCGCGCCCGACCTATGGCACCGTCGGCTGGGCCGACCTGACCGCCCCGGAGCGCCCGCCGGAGCTGCGGTACGTGCGGCCGGCGGTCACCGGCGCCGTGTCGACGGGGTGGAGCGAGGCGCGCGCCGAGCTCACCTTCCTGCCCGACGCGCGCGAGGAGCTCTCGGACCTGGGGCTCATCGGGGCCACCCGGGCGAGCGCCGGCTACGCCGGGGTGACCATCACCGGCGCCACGCCGGCCTGA
- a CDS encoding AI-2E family transporter: MPETISRNSLVTERSLAILAIGAVLGFCWLARELLLPTVLALFLAFTLQPLVAWLEAHRIPRPLAALLGTLLATLVVAVIAALLYDRISSFVQELPGYEDRIRAATQALFRRYTHLRAQSDQLAATKPQPGTVKVQESVPLGQLLLGTAQGALAAAAAVTLAVFVLYFALAEGPRYRRKLLEQAGETAGGRERLAAALAEIQRDLSSYLVNRIVLNAILGAVMAGVYALYGLEHAVVWGLTTALLHFVPYVGPALGIVLPSAMALLQYGTAGHVLAVAGIYTALVGLQGNVVDPIFLGKQLRLNSLAVFLGSIFWFWIWGPVGLFLAVPLLSTLRIACSHIPRARFVAAFLAE; the protein is encoded by the coding sequence GTGCCCGAGACGATCTCGCGCAACTCGCTCGTGACCGAGCGCTCGCTCGCCATCCTGGCCATCGGCGCGGTGCTCGGCTTCTGCTGGCTGGCGCGCGAGCTGCTCCTGCCGACGGTGCTGGCCCTCTTCCTCGCCTTCACCCTGCAGCCCCTCGTCGCCTGGCTGGAGGCGCACCGGATCCCGCGGCCGCTCGCGGCGCTGCTGGGGACGCTCCTCGCGACCCTCGTCGTGGCGGTGATCGCCGCGCTCCTCTACGACCGGATCTCCTCCTTCGTGCAGGAGCTGCCCGGGTACGAGGACCGGATCCGGGCCGCGACCCAGGCGCTCTTCCGGCGCTACACGCACCTGCGCGCCCAGTCGGACCAGCTCGCCGCGACGAAGCCGCAGCCCGGCACGGTGAAGGTGCAGGAGAGCGTGCCGCTCGGGCAGCTGCTGCTCGGCACCGCCCAGGGGGCGCTCGCCGCGGCGGCCGCGGTGACGCTCGCGGTCTTCGTCCTCTACTTCGCCCTCGCCGAGGGGCCCCGCTACCGGCGCAAGCTGCTCGAGCAGGCCGGCGAGACGGCGGGGGGGCGCGAGCGGCTCGCGGCGGCGCTGGCCGAGATCCAGCGCGACCTCTCCTCGTACCTCGTGAACCGGATCGTGCTGAACGCCATCCTGGGGGCGGTGATGGCGGGCGTGTACGCGCTCTACGGGCTCGAGCACGCGGTGGTCTGGGGGCTCACCACCGCCCTGCTCCACTTCGTCCCCTACGTCGGCCCGGCGCTCGGCATCGTGCTGCCGAGCGCGATGGCGCTCCTGCAGTACGGGACGGCCGGGCACGTGCTCGCCGTGGCCGGCATCTACACGGCGCTGGTCGGGCTGCAGGGGAACGTGGTGGACCCGATCTTCCTCGGGAAGCAGCTCCGGCTCAACTCGCTGGCGGTGTTCCTGGGGTCCATCTTCTGGTTCTGGATCTGGGGGCCGGTCGGGCTCTTCCTGGCGGTCCCGCTCCTCTCCACCCTCCGGATCGCCTGCAGCCACATCCCGCGCGCCCGGTTCGTGGCGGCCTTCCTGGCGGAGTGA
- the kbl gene encoding glycine C-acetyltransferase — translation MNEEASAIFRSQLDAIRAAGTWKEERILASPQGAAIQVGGREVLNFCANNYLGLSSHPAVLAGARRALDERGFGLSSVRFICGTQDLHKELEARLARFFGFEEAILFGSCFDANGGVFEALLGEEDAIVSDALNHASLIDGIRLCKAERHRYPSGDLAEAERLLRATQGKRLRVVATDGVFSMDGHLAPLDRLADLCQRHRALLLVDDSHASGFVGRTGRGTAEHLGVQGRVDILTSTLGKALGGAAGGFVAARREVVELLRQRARPYLFSNTLAPAIAGGSLAALGLLEESTALRDRLMENARRFRDGMTAAGFAVPPGFHPIVPIMLGEARLAVAMAKDLLDEGIYVIGFSYPVVPQGQARIRVQLSAAHTEAQVDRAVAAFAAVGRRHGVLKA, via the coding sequence ATGAACGAAGAGGCCAGCGCGATCTTCCGGTCCCAGCTCGACGCCATCCGGGCGGCCGGCACCTGGAAGGAGGAGCGGATCCTCGCCTCGCCGCAGGGGGCGGCCATCCAGGTGGGCGGGCGCGAGGTGCTGAACTTCTGCGCCAACAACTACCTCGGGCTCTCCTCCCACCCCGCGGTGCTCGCCGGGGCGCGGCGGGCGCTCGACGAGCGCGGGTTCGGCCTCTCCAGCGTCCGCTTCATCTGCGGCACCCAGGACCTGCACAAGGAGCTCGAGGCGCGGCTGGCCCGCTTCTTCGGCTTCGAGGAGGCGATCCTCTTCGGCTCCTGCTTCGACGCCAACGGCGGCGTCTTCGAGGCCCTCCTCGGCGAGGAGGACGCCATCGTCTCCGACGCGCTCAACCACGCCTCGCTCATCGACGGCATCCGGCTCTGCAAGGCGGAGCGCCACCGCTACCCGTCGGGCGACCTCGCCGAGGCGGAGCGGCTGCTCCGGGCGACGCAGGGCAAGCGGCTCCGGGTGGTGGCGACCGACGGCGTCTTCTCCATGGACGGCCACCTCGCGCCGCTCGACCGGCTCGCCGACCTCTGCCAGCGCCACCGCGCCCTCCTGCTCGTGGACGACTCCCACGCGTCGGGCTTCGTGGGGCGCACCGGCCGCGGCACGGCCGAGCACCTCGGGGTGCAGGGCCGGGTGGACATCCTCACCTCCACGCTCGGCAAGGCGCTCGGCGGCGCCGCGGGCGGGTTCGTGGCGGCGCGCCGCGAGGTGGTGGAGCTCCTGCGGCAGCGGGCCCGCCCCTACCTCTTCTCGAACACCCTCGCCCCCGCCATCGCGGGCGGCAGCCTCGCGGCGCTGGGGCTGCTCGAGGAGAGCACCGCCCTGCGCGACCGGCTGATGGAGAACGCCCGCCGCTTCCGCGACGGGATGACCGCCGCCGGCTTCGCGGTGCCGCCCGGCTTCCACCCCATCGTGCCCATCATGCTGGGCGAGGCCCGGCTCGCGGTGGCGATGGCGAAGGACCTGCTCGACGAGGGGATCTACGTCATCGGCTTCAGCTACCCGGTGGTGCCGCAGGGGCAGGCCCGCATCCGCGTGCAGCTCTCGGCCGCGCACACCGAGGCGCAGGTGGACCGCGCGGTGGCGGCCTTCGCCGCGGTGGGCCGGCGCCACGGGGTGCTGAAGGCCTGA
- a CDS encoding sensor histidine kinase, whose amino-acid sequence MIRIPWGRGRAETRYLPAGRTAPGDLASEVARAAASPVITAVLRSIGSAAAVIDGNRQIVTLNGAYLELLGFQDPSEALGLRPGESLSCAHADEGPDGCGTGAACASCGLAAALLVSHRGGKVEERLCHLARRWDGRAEERAFRVRAAPLELDGAQGFQLVSFTDVTRDVQRAYVQRVLLHDLANLAVGLEGATGALDRGGAPGPAAADVQLLSHQLVAEVRLHRALLDGGAEGYVASRAAVGVAAALELARRAAAGHPAAAGKTVTVEPAAEGEEVVTDPVPLQHVLANMLVNALEATRPGGLVRLVALAGPESIAFRVWNAGAVPAAVAPRIFQRHFTTKPGEGRGQGTWSMKLFGEQLLGGRVGFSSAAGEGTWFELVLPRRAPARPA is encoded by the coding sequence ATGATCAGGATCCCGTGGGGTCGCGGTCGCGCCGAGACGCGGTACCTGCCCGCGGGACGGACCGCTCCCGGCGACCTGGCGTCGGAGGTGGCGCGCGCCGCCGCGAGCCCGGTGATCACGGCGGTGCTGCGCTCGATCGGGAGCGCCGCCGCCGTGATCGACGGGAACCGGCAGATCGTCACGCTGAACGGCGCCTACCTCGAGCTCCTGGGGTTCCAGGATCCGTCGGAGGCGCTGGGGCTCCGGCCGGGCGAGTCGCTCTCCTGCGCGCACGCCGACGAGGGGCCCGACGGGTGCGGGACGGGCGCCGCCTGCGCGAGCTGCGGCCTCGCCGCGGCCCTGCTCGTCTCCCACCGCGGCGGGAAGGTCGAGGAGCGGCTCTGCCACCTGGCGCGCCGATGGGACGGGCGCGCCGAGGAGCGCGCCTTCCGGGTCCGCGCCGCGCCCCTGGAGCTCGACGGCGCGCAGGGGTTCCAGCTCGTGAGCTTCACCGACGTCACCCGCGACGTCCAGCGGGCGTACGTGCAGCGGGTGCTCCTGCACGACCTCGCCAACCTCGCCGTCGGGCTGGAGGGCGCGACCGGGGCCCTCGACCGCGGCGGCGCGCCGGGGCCGGCCGCGGCCGACGTCCAGCTGCTCAGCCACCAGCTCGTGGCCGAGGTGCGCCTCCACCGGGCGCTGCTCGACGGGGGCGCCGAGGGGTACGTCGCGAGCCGCGCCGCGGTCGGGGTCGCGGCCGCCCTGGAGCTGGCGCGGCGGGCCGCGGCCGGCCACCCCGCGGCGGCCGGCAAGACGGTGACGGTCGAGCCCGCGGCCGAGGGCGAGGAGGTGGTCACCGATCCGGTGCCGCTCCAGCACGTGCTCGCGAACATGCTCGTGAACGCCCTCGAGGCCACCCGGCCTGGCGGCCTGGTCCGGCTCGTCGCCCTCGCCGGGCCCGAGTCGATCGCGTTCCGGGTCTGGAACGCGGGCGCGGTCCCGGCCGCGGTGGCGCCGCGGATCTTCCAGCGCCACTTCACCACCAAGCCGGGCGAGGGGCGCGGGCAGGGGACCTGGTCGATGAAGCTCTTCGGCGAGCAGCTCCTCGGCGGGCGCGTCGGGTTCAGCAGCGCGGCCGGGGAGGGGACCTGGTTCGAGCTGGTGCTCCCTCGCCGCGCGCCGGCCCGCCCTGCCTAG
- a CDS encoding peptide chain release factor family protein gives MEPQVDPAIRAAARRALALPGEALLAECEETFFVASGPGGQHRNKTESGVRLVHRPTGVTVTATERRSQPQNRAAALVRLRERLQALSHVPRPRRATRPTRGSRERRLAGKRIVSEKKAARRERGD, from the coding sequence ATGGAGCCCCAGGTCGATCCGGCGATCCGCGCCGCGGCGCGGCGCGCCCTGGCGCTGCCCGGGGAGGCGCTCCTCGCCGAGTGCGAGGAGACCTTCTTCGTCGCGAGCGGGCCGGGCGGCCAGCACCGGAACAAGACCGAGAGCGGCGTGCGGCTGGTGCACCGGCCGACCGGGGTCACCGTGACCGCGACCGAGCGGCGCAGCCAGCCGCAGAACCGGGCGGCGGCGCTGGTCCGGCTGCGCGAGCGGCTCCAGGCCCTGTCGCACGTGCCGCGCCCCCGGCGGGCCACCCGGCCCACGCGCGGGTCGCGCGAGCGGCGGCTCGCCGGCAAGCGGATCGTCTCGGAGAAGAAGGCCGCCCGGCGCGAGCGCGGCGACTGA
- a CDS encoding HAD family hydrolase: protein MVAAGLFDVDGTLVDSVDLHAEAWREAFLRFGHDLPYESVRSQIGKGGDQLMPVFLSSEEIEDYGEELEAWRAERFRREYLPLVRPLPRVRQLFQRLRRLGARIALASSSNKDDLAVYVGVLGVRDLLDLATSADDVGHSKPCPDVFLACLRRLGVPARRAMAVGDSPYDALAAGRAGVPTVGLLCGGFDPDDLRAAGCVALYRDPSDLLERLDGSPLALDEAPAQPGA, encoded by the coding sequence ATGGTGGCCGCCGGCCTCTTCGACGTGGACGGGACGCTCGTGGACAGCGTCGACCTCCACGCGGAGGCCTGGCGGGAGGCGTTCCTCCGCTTCGGTCACGACCTGCCCTACGAGTCGGTCCGCTCCCAGATCGGCAAGGGCGGCGACCAGCTCATGCCGGTCTTCCTCTCCTCGGAGGAGATCGAGGACTACGGGGAGGAGCTCGAGGCGTGGCGGGCCGAGCGCTTCCGGCGCGAGTACCTGCCGCTCGTCCGCCCGCTCCCGCGGGTGCGCCAGCTCTTCCAGCGGCTGCGCCGGCTCGGGGCGCGGATCGCGCTCGCGAGCTCGAGCAACAAGGACGACCTCGCCGTCTACGTCGGGGTCCTCGGCGTGAGGGATCTCCTCGACCTCGCGACGAGCGCCGACGACGTGGGCCACTCGAAGCCCTGCCCGGACGTGTTCCTCGCCTGCCTGCGCCGGCTCGGCGTCCCGGCCCGGCGCGCCATGGCGGTGGGGGACAGCCCCTACGACGCCCTGGCGGCCGGGCGCGCCGGCGTGCCCACCGTGGGGCTGCTCTGCGGGGGCTTCGACCCGGACGACCTGCGCGCCGCGGGGTGCGTGGCGCTGTACCGGGACCCGTCGGACCTCCTCGAGCGGCTCGACGGCTCCCCGCTCGCGCTCGACGAGGCGCCGGCGCAGCCGGGAGCCTGA
- a CDS encoding DEAD/DEAH box helicase gives MPPPSTAPLAARLPAPGSPPLAQDQVLDAFVSWVTEAGLALYPAQEEALLALLEGNHLVLSTPTGSGKSLVATFLHFLAMSQGRRSFYTCPIKALVNEKFFALCQIFGPENVGMMTGDAAINRDAPIVCCTAEILMNLAVREARPSADYVVMDEFHYYADRERGVAWQVPLLLLEQSVFLLMSATLGDTSSIEEGIRGLTGREVARVKSAERPVPLSFEWRETPLHETIEELVSAGRAPVYLVNFTQRAAAEQAQNLMSANFSSKEEKEAIKQALDGVRFDSAYGKDFQRFLRHGVGLHHAGLLPRYRLLVEKLAQGGLLKVVSGTDTLGMGVNIPIRTVLFTQLCKFDGEKVAILSARDFHQIAGRAGRKGFDEQGWVVAQAPEHVVENKRLAEKHAVSGKKFVKKQPPQKGYVHFDQATFARLQAKEPEPLESRFEVTFHLLLGLLQSETTQRGGGYGRLVEMIARSHGTEYGKAKLRRTAAERFRTLRAAGLVELHRVGGGYRGAFVRPAASLQRDFSIHHTLSLYLLDSLPRIDPARETFALDVLSQVESILENPDVVLWKQLDKARGDAVAEMKARGMEYDERMAELERVEYPKPNADFVYATFNEFAAKHPWVGQENIRPKSVAREMIERCATFNDYVREYGLQRSEGVLLRYLTDAYKTLVQTVPERYRDEAMDDAIAFLRATVRGVDSSLLDEWERLRDPEAAAQRQAGPAPSLPAPRPRALDADPRAFAARVRAELHRLLGALGRKSFEEAAQALFDPEGAWTPKRLEEAMAPYFAAHPKVDLTPAARRPHNTFLEKGADGRYAAVQRIVDEAGEVDWALHCEVDLAAERAADAPLVALVRIGE, from the coding sequence ATGCCGCCCCCCTCCACCGCGCCCCTCGCCGCCCGGCTGCCCGCGCCGGGCTCGCCCCCGCTCGCCCAGGACCAGGTCCTCGACGCCTTCGTCTCCTGGGTGACCGAGGCCGGGCTCGCGCTCTACCCGGCGCAGGAGGAGGCGCTCCTGGCCCTCCTCGAGGGCAACCACCTCGTCCTCTCGACCCCGACCGGCTCGGGCAAGTCGCTCGTCGCCACCTTCCTGCACTTCCTCGCGATGTCGCAGGGGCGGCGCTCGTTCTACACCTGCCCCATCAAGGCGCTCGTGAACGAGAAGTTCTTCGCGCTCTGCCAGATCTTCGGCCCGGAGAACGTGGGCATGATGACCGGCGACGCGGCCATCAACCGCGACGCGCCCATCGTCTGCTGCACCGCCGAGATCCTGATGAACCTCGCCGTCCGCGAGGCCCGGCCCTCGGCCGACTACGTGGTGATGGACGAGTTCCACTACTACGCCGACAGGGAGCGCGGCGTGGCCTGGCAGGTGCCGCTCCTCCTGCTCGAGCAGAGCGTGTTCCTGCTCATGAGCGCCACCCTCGGCGACACCTCGAGCATCGAGGAGGGGATCCGCGGGCTCACCGGCCGCGAGGTGGCCCGGGTGAAGAGCGCCGAGCGCCCGGTGCCGCTCTCCTTCGAGTGGCGGGAGACCCCGCTCCACGAGACCATCGAGGAGCTGGTCTCCGCCGGCCGCGCGCCGGTCTACCTCGTCAACTTCACCCAGCGCGCCGCGGCGGAGCAGGCCCAGAACCTCATGAGCGCCAACTTCTCCAGCAAGGAGGAGAAGGAGGCGATCAAGCAGGCCCTGGACGGCGTCCGCTTCGACAGCGCGTACGGCAAGGACTTCCAGCGCTTCCTGCGCCACGGGGTGGGGCTCCACCACGCCGGCCTCCTCCCGCGCTACCGGCTCCTCGTCGAGAAGCTGGCGCAGGGCGGCCTCCTCAAGGTGGTCTCCGGCACCGACACGCTCGGCATGGGCGTGAACATCCCCATCCGCACCGTGCTCTTCACGCAGCTCTGCAAGTTCGACGGCGAGAAGGTGGCCATCCTCTCGGCCCGCGACTTCCACCAGATCGCCGGCCGGGCCGGCCGCAAGGGCTTCGACGAGCAGGGCTGGGTGGTGGCGCAGGCGCCGGAGCACGTGGTCGAGAACAAGCGGCTCGCCGAGAAGCACGCCGTCTCCGGCAAGAAGTTCGTGAAGAAGCAGCCGCCGCAGAAGGGCTACGTCCACTTCGACCAGGCCACCTTCGCGCGGCTGCAGGCGAAGGAGCCCGAGCCGCTCGAGTCGCGCTTCGAGGTCACCTTCCACCTCCTGCTCGGGCTGCTCCAGAGCGAGACCACCCAGCGCGGCGGGGGCTACGGGCGGCTCGTGGAGATGATCGCCCGCTCTCACGGGACCGAGTACGGCAAGGCGAAGCTCCGGCGCACCGCCGCCGAGCGCTTCCGCACGCTCCGGGCCGCGGGGCTGGTGGAGCTGCACCGGGTGGGCGGCGGCTACCGGGGCGCCTTCGTGCGGCCGGCGGCGAGCCTCCAGCGCGACTTCTCCATCCACCACACGCTCTCGCTCTACCTCCTCGACTCGCTCCCGCGCATCGACCCGGCCCGCGAGACCTTCGCCCTCGACGTGCTCTCGCAGGTGGAGTCGATCCTCGAGAACCCCGACGTGGTGCTCTGGAAGCAGCTCGACAAGGCCCGCGGCGACGCGGTCGCGGAGATGAAGGCCAGGGGGATGGAGTACGACGAGCGGATGGCGGAGCTCGAGCGGGTCGAGTACCCGAAGCCCAACGCCGACTTCGTCTACGCCACCTTCAACGAGTTCGCCGCCAAGCACCCCTGGGTCGGCCAGGAGAACATCCGGCCCAAGTCGGTGGCGCGCGAGATGATCGAGCGCTGCGCCACCTTCAACGACTACGTGCGCGAGTACGGCCTGCAGCGGTCGGAGGGCGTGCTCCTGCGCTACCTCACCGACGCCTACAAGACGCTGGTGCAGACCGTCCCGGAGCGCTACCGCGACGAGGCGATGGACGACGCCATCGCCTTCCTGCGCGCCACCGTGCGCGGGGTGGACTCCTCGCTCCTCGACGAGTGGGAGCGGCTGCGCGATCCCGAGGCGGCGGCCCAGCGCCAGGCCGGGCCGGCCCCGTCCCTGCCCGCGCCGAGGCCGCGCGCGCTCGACGCCGACCCGCGCGCCTTCGCCGCCCGCGTCCGGGCCGAGCTGCACCGGCTCCTCGGCGCCCTGGGGCGCAAGAGCTTCGAGGAGGCGGCCCAGGCCCTCTTCGACCCCGAGGGCGCCTGGACGCCGAAGCGGCTCGAGGAGGCGATGGCGCCCTACTTCGCCGCGCACCCGAAGGTGGACCTCACCCCGGCGGCGCGCCGGCCCCACAACACCTTCCTCGAGAAGGGCGCCGACGGGCGCTACGCGGCGGTGCAGCGGATCGTGGACGAGGCGGGCGAGGTGGACTGGGCGCTCCACTGCGAGGTGGACCTCGCGGCGGAGCGGGCCGCCGACGCGCCGCTCGTCGCGCTCGTGCGGATCGGGGAGTGA
- a CDS encoding zinc-binding dehydrogenase, whose product MSDSMWALVFDRSKDAWSTSRGLRKQQVPRPRLDVSKDYRDAGEVIVKTRFAGFCGSDRGIWFRRAFGDMIAESLDREQKDVRVVGHELLGEVVEAGPEAERDYGYKPGDVVSTESHIICNTCYQCRIGDNHVCETARIIGISHDGCFAEYVKLPAQTLWPTDLRKIRPEVAALQEPFGNAVHACTKVNLRGKSVAIIGCGTIGLFAVAVARALGARQVIGVEPMPTHIRMARALGADAVVEPSQQTESSYVHDAAITEQVLALTGGVGVDVAMEMSGSNAALNTALSAVRRGGHVIMFGLKSGDAVIEQIDRVIVEGITLHSVVGRRIFETWHITRNLLESREPNLQDLVWKVILDEGRGTVLPFSEYEPGRFEEAIKVHPKVLLRF is encoded by the coding sequence ATGAGCGACTCCATGTGGGCGCTGGTCTTCGATCGTTCGAAGGACGCCTGGTCCACCTCGCGCGGGCTGCGCAAGCAGCAGGTGCCGCGCCCCCGCCTCGACGTCTCGAAGGACTACCGCGACGCCGGCGAGGTGATCGTGAAGACCCGCTTCGCCGGGTTCTGCGGGTCGGACCGGGGCATCTGGTTCCGCCGCGCCTTCGGGGACATGATCGCGGAGTCGCTCGACCGGGAGCAGAAGGACGTCCGCGTGGTGGGGCACGAGCTCCTCGGCGAGGTGGTCGAGGCCGGGCCCGAGGCCGAGCGCGACTACGGCTACAAGCCGGGGGACGTGGTCTCGACCGAGAGCCACATCATCTGCAACACCTGCTACCAGTGCCGGATCGGCGACAACCACGTCTGCGAGACGGCGCGCATCATCGGCATCAGCCACGACGGCTGCTTCGCCGAGTACGTGAAGCTCCCGGCCCAGACCCTCTGGCCCACCGACCTGCGCAAGATCCGGCCGGAGGTGGCGGCGCTGCAGGAGCCGTTCGGCAACGCCGTGCACGCCTGCACCAAGGTGAACCTGCGCGGCAAGTCGGTCGCGATCATCGGCTGCGGCACCATCGGCCTCTTCGCGGTGGCGGTGGCGCGGGCGCTCGGGGCCCGGCAGGTCATCGGGGTCGAGCCGATGCCCACGCACATCCGCATGGCCCGCGCGCTCGGCGCCGACGCGGTGGTGGAGCCCTCGCAGCAGACCGAGAGCTCCTACGTCCACGACGCCGCCATCACCGAGCAGGTGCTCGCGCTCACCGGCGGCGTCGGGGTGGACGTGGCCATGGAGATGTCGGGCTCGAACGCGGCGCTCAACACCGCCCTCTCGGCGGTGCGGCGCGGCGGGCACGTCATCATGTTCGGCCTCAAGAGCGGCGACGCGGTCATCGAGCAGATCGACCGGGTCATCGTCGAGGGCATCACGCTCCACTCGGTGGTGGGGCGGCGCATCTTCGAGACCTGGCACATCACCCGGAACCTGCTCGAGTCGCGCGAGCCGAACCTGCAGGACCTGGTCTGGAAGGTGATCCTCGACGAGGGGCGCGGTACGGTGCTCCCGTTCTCCGAATACGAGCCGGGCCGGTTCGAGGAGGCCATCAAGGTGCACCCGAAGGTGCTCCTCCGCTTCTGA
- a CDS encoding DUF488 domain-containing protein, with product MARAPAVQASTGAPAARPRAAPGWGKARVLAVGHSTRPLAELVALLRAAGVRTLADVRTIPRSRANPQFEGPALAAGLAEAGIGYVHLSRLGGLRHARKDSPNGAWRNASFRGYADYMLTPGFEEGLTELRALAAEGPVALLCAEAVPWRCHRSLIADALFARGVVVQHIVGRGRTRPHRLTPFARLEGRRVLYPG from the coding sequence ATGGCGCGGGCGCCCGCGGTGCAGGCCTCGACCGGCGCGCCGGCGGCCCGCCCGCGGGCGGCGCCCGGCTGGGGCAAGGCCCGCGTCCTCGCGGTCGGCCACTCCACCCGGCCGCTCGCCGAGCTCGTGGCGCTGCTCCGCGCCGCCGGCGTCCGGACCCTCGCCGACGTGCGCACCATCCCGCGGTCGCGGGCCAACCCGCAGTTCGAGGGGCCCGCGCTCGCGGCGGGGCTGGCCGAGGCCGGGATCGGCTACGTCCACCTCTCCAGGCTCGGCGGGCTGCGCCACGCCCGCAAGGACTCGCCCAACGGCGCCTGGCGCAACGCCAGCTTCCGGGGCTACGCCGACTACATGCTGACGCCCGGGTTCGAGGAGGGGCTCACCGAGCTGCGCGCGCTCGCCGCCGAGGGGCCGGTGGCGCTCCTCTGCGCGGAGGCGGTCCCCTGGCGCTGCCACCGCTCGCTCATCGCCGACGCGCTCTTCGCGCGCGGCGTGGTGGTGCAGCACATCGTCGGGCGGGGCCGCACCCGGCCGCACCGGCTCACGCCGTTCGCGCGCCTCGAGGGGCGGCGGGTGCTCTACCCCGGCTGA
- a CDS encoding DMT family transporter: MSLTETRATAPARPGGPRAASPPPWRTFALTAATLVCFAGNSLLCRAALRPRLLDAATFTTVRLLSGAAALTLIAVARRRERPRGGSLAAAVALVAYAVAFSLAYVRMGAGVGALLLFGAVQVTMVGWSVARGARPGAVQWLGLGVALAGLASLGLPGASAPPLAPALLMVVAGAAWGAYSLLGRSDGDPVAKNADNFLRALPFAVAVSAALHGELTLSWPGVLLASASGALASGAGYSLWYAVVPALGATRAAAVQLAVPVLAGLGATAFLGERLTPRVAASGAAILAGIALTLRRR; this comes from the coding sequence ATGAGCCTCACCGAGACGCGAGCGACGGCGCCGGCCCGCCCTGGCGGCCCCCGGGCGGCCTCACCGCCGCCCTGGCGCACCTTCGCGCTCACGGCGGCGACGCTGGTCTGCTTCGCCGGGAACTCGCTCCTCTGCCGGGCCGCGCTCCGGCCCCGCCTCCTGGACGCGGCCACCTTCACCACCGTCCGGCTCCTCTCCGGCGCCGCCGCCCTGACGCTCATCGCCGTGGCGCGGCGGCGCGAGCGCCCGCGCGGCGGGAGCCTCGCGGCCGCGGTGGCGCTCGTGGCCTACGCCGTCGCCTTCTCGCTGGCCTACGTCCGGATGGGCGCCGGGGTCGGCGCGCTCCTCCTCTTCGGCGCGGTGCAGGTCACCATGGTCGGGTGGAGCGTGGCCCGCGGCGCCCGGCCCGGCGCGGTCCAGTGGCTCGGGCTCGGGGTGGCGCTCGCGGGGCTGGCCTCGCTCGGGCTCCCGGGGGCCAGCGCGCCGCCGCTCGCCCCGGCGCTGCTCATGGTCGTGGCCGGCGCCGCCTGGGGCGCGTACTCGCTCCTGGGCCGGTCGGACGGCGATCCCGTGGCCAAGAACGCCGACAACTTCCTGCGCGCCTTGCCGTTCGCGGTCGCGGTGAGCGCCGCGCTGCACGGCGAGCTCACCCTGAGCTGGCCGGGCGTCCTGCTCGCCTCCGCCTCGGGCGCGCTCGCCTCGGGGGCCGGGTACAGCCTCTGGTACGCGGTGGTGCCCGCGCTCGGCGCCACCCGCGCCGCGGCCGTCCAGCTGGCGGTCCCGGTGCTGGCCGGCCTGGGTGCGACCGCCTTCCTGGGCGAGCGGCTGACGCCGCGCGTCGCCGCGTCCGGCGCCGCCATCCTGGCCGGGATCGCGCTCACCCTGCGGCGGCGCTGA